Proteins found in one Corynebacterium canis genomic segment:
- a CDS encoding carbonic anhydrase, whose translation MASNEMNRDQTPHSVWEQLQAGNRRFMLFQEERPNQDVGRRHELTMGQNPIAAVLACSDSRVPVEMIFDQGLGDVFVIRTAGEIIDLAVLGSLEYAVESLGVPLVVVMGHESCGAVAATQAALDGQGIPDGFQRVLIEKVSPSILEARAAGDTTTAQFEIRHVAETVDQIMSRSPEIKAKILRGTCGIVGVHYRLSDGYAEPVVTVGVDSLD comes from the coding sequence ATGGCTTCCAATGAGATGAACCGTGATCAAACCCCGCACAGCGTGTGGGAGCAATTGCAGGCAGGCAACCGGCGATTCATGCTGTTTCAAGAGGAACGCCCAAACCAGGATGTTGGCCGCAGGCACGAACTTACAATGGGGCAAAACCCGATCGCCGCTGTGCTCGCGTGTTCGGACTCGCGCGTACCAGTAGAAATGATCTTCGATCAGGGCTTGGGGGATGTGTTTGTGATTCGTACGGCGGGGGAAATCATCGACCTCGCGGTGCTGGGCAGCCTCGAATACGCTGTCGAATCGCTCGGGGTGCCGCTGGTGGTAGTCATGGGGCACGAATCCTGCGGCGCCGTCGCGGCGACCCAGGCGGCGCTGGACGGGCAGGGCATCCCAGACGGCTTTCAGCGCGTGCTTATTGAAAAAGTAAGCCCATCTATTTTGGAGGCACGAGCGGCAGGCGACACCACCACCGCGCAATTCGAGATTAGGCACGTTGCTGAGACGGTAGATCAGATTATGAGCCGTTCACCTGAGATTAAGGCAAAAATTCTCCGTGGAACCTGTGGCATTGTTGGGGTTCACTATAGACTTTCCGATGGTTACGCCGAGCCTGTCGTAACAGTTGGGGTTGACTCGTTAGACTAA
- a CDS encoding A/G-specific adenine glycosylase: protein MIDDLLAWYDKHARDIVWRRGTTPWGVLLSEVMSQQTQVSRVAPLWEDWMQRWPSALHFSQASPDEILRAWGNLGYPRRALRLLDCARAIVEKHSGQVPDTVEELLELPGIGQYTARAIAAFAYRRRVPVVDTNVRRVLRRYVQGEFHQGNPRAADLPAVAALLPPERAPEFSVAFMELGAIVCTPEPKCEQCPIVRTCAWRLAGCPKPAEPPKRRTQRFAGTDRQVRGIIMAHLREHPESGRADIDILWPDATQRDRALFSLLADGLAEEHTPGKFRLPIA from the coding sequence ATGATAGATGACCTCCTAGCGTGGTACGACAAACACGCTCGCGATATCGTGTGGCGCCGCGGTACCACGCCGTGGGGCGTGCTGCTCAGCGAGGTAATGAGCCAGCAAACCCAGGTGTCCCGCGTCGCGCCGCTTTGGGAGGACTGGATGCAACGTTGGCCCTCTGCCCTGCATTTTTCCCAGGCGAGCCCCGACGAGATCCTCCGCGCCTGGGGCAACCTCGGGTACCCGCGGCGGGCGTTGCGGCTGTTGGATTGTGCGCGCGCGATCGTCGAAAAGCACAGCGGCCAGGTGCCCGACACCGTCGAAGAATTGCTCGAATTACCGGGGATTGGGCAGTACACCGCCCGCGCCATTGCGGCCTTTGCTTATCGACGCCGCGTCCCCGTCGTAGATACCAACGTTCGGCGTGTGCTGCGCCGCTACGTCCAAGGCGAGTTCCATCAGGGAAATCCCCGGGCAGCGGATCTGCCAGCGGTGGCCGCGCTCCTGCCGCCGGAACGCGCTCCTGAATTTTCGGTTGCGTTCATGGAGCTTGGGGCGATCGTCTGCACGCCCGAACCCAAGTGTGAACAATGCCCCATCGTTCGAACATGCGCTTGGCGGCTAGCGGGGTGCCCGAAACCCGCCGAACCCCCGAAACGCCGCACCCAAAGATTCGCCGGAACGGATCGGCAGGTGCGCGGCATCATCATGGCACATCTGCGCGAACACCCGGAATCCGGCCGCGCCGACATCGACATCCTCTGGCCCGATGCCACGCAACGCGACCGCGCCCTATTTTCCCTGCTTGCGGACGGCCTAGCCGAAGAACACACGCCCGGAAAATTTCGGCTACCAATAGCTTAG
- the disA gene encoding DNA integrity scanning diadenylate cyclase DisA: MHAHPLTLNATLERLAPGTALRDGLERILRGRTGALIVLGFNDEVAAICDGGFELDVEFTATRLRELCKMDGAVVLSDSGHHIRRANVQLMPDAALPTGESGTRHRSAERTALQTGYPVIAVSQSMKLITVYVNGARHVLQGSSEILSRANQALATMERYRQRLDRDNQYLFRAELNHYSTVSDVIAVVQRMELLRRAAETIHRDVIELGVDGKQLSIQLAELHGDNEHDLEVIVRDYLVSAALPSDTAVKAALTSLRNLPDTELVKGTLVARILGFPVAEESLNQWIVPRGYRVLNRVPRVQPFLMDKLVAEFGDLHRLLEVNIDDIAKVEHVGTLWARHIHDGLSRLRR, encoded by the coding sequence ATGCATGCACACCCGTTGACGCTCAATGCCACCTTGGAGCGTCTTGCCCCTGGTACGGCGCTTCGTGATGGCCTGGAGCGCATCCTTCGCGGTCGGACCGGGGCGCTGATCGTCCTCGGTTTTAACGACGAAGTAGCCGCCATTTGCGACGGCGGATTCGAACTCGATGTCGAGTTCACGGCGACCCGGTTGCGGGAGCTATGCAAGATGGACGGCGCCGTCGTGCTCTCCGACTCTGGGCACCACATCCGCCGGGCAAACGTGCAGCTCATGCCGGATGCGGCGCTGCCAACCGGGGAATCCGGGACGCGGCACAGGTCGGCGGAACGCACCGCGCTGCAAACCGGGTATCCGGTGATCGCGGTCAGCCAATCGATGAAACTCATCACCGTGTATGTGAACGGGGCGCGGCACGTCCTGCAGGGGTCTTCGGAAATCCTGTCGCGGGCGAACCAAGCGCTGGCAACAATGGAACGGTACCGGCAACGGCTCGACCGGGACAACCAATACCTGTTTCGCGCCGAATTGAACCATTATTCGACCGTCTCGGATGTGATCGCCGTGGTGCAACGCATGGAATTGCTGCGGCGCGCGGCGGAAACTATCCACCGGGACGTGATCGAGCTCGGCGTGGACGGCAAGCAGCTCAGCATTCAGCTGGCCGAATTACACGGCGATAACGAGCACGACCTTGAGGTAATTGTACGGGATTACCTCGTTTCGGCGGCCTTGCCTTCCGACACCGCGGTGAAGGCGGCGCTCACCTCGCTGCGGAATTTGCCGGATACGGAATTGGTCAAGGGGACCCTGGTGGCAAGGATCCTCGGCTTCCCCGTCGCCGAGGAATCCCTGAACCAGTGGATTGTGCCTCGTGGTTACCGCGTGCTGAACCGAGTGCCCCGAGTGCAGCCGTTCCTGATGGATAAACTGGTCGCCGAGTTCGGCGACCTACACCGACTGCTGGAAGTAAACATCGACGATATCGCCAAAGTGGAACACGTTGGCACCTTATGGGCGCGGCATATTCACGATGGCCTCAGCCGGCTGCGGCGCTAA